Below is a window of Cytobacillus firmus DNA.
AAGCCATGATCAATTCATCTTTTGATTTAAATGATAAGTAGAAAGCTCCTTTGGAAATACCGGAGTGCTCGGTGATCTGCTGAACAGAGGTAGCTTCAAACCCTTGCTTGGCAAAGAGTTCTAAAGCGCTTTCCATAATTAATTGCTTCTTGCTCATGTAAGAATGTCACTCCTTTATGATTGACAAATGACCACCTGGTCATTATTATATGTAATTGAGTCTAATAAGTCAATTTAGGGTAGGTGCACAAGTGAAAGGGTTAGTGAATTTTGTCCTGCAGAATAAACTTGCGGTCTGGCTGTTAACAATTATTATCACGGTATCTGGCATTTATTCAGGTACACGGATGAATATGGAGACTATTCCGGATGTCTCAATTCCTTACTTAATGGTAATGGACGTATATCCGGGGGCAACTCCTGAAAAAGTGATGGATGATGTGTCCATCCCAATCGAAAAGGACGTCGAAGGTCTTGAAGACGTTAAATCTGTTTACTCAAATTCATATTCTAACATGTCGAATATCCAAGTGGAATATGAATATGGTATTGATATGGACGAAGCCAAGCGTGCTCTTCAATCGGCTCTGGATGCAGTGGAGCTGCCGGAAGGAGCACAGGAACCGACCATTACGGCCATCAGCATGAACATGATGCCGGTTGCTGCGCTGAGTGTAAGCAGCAAATCAGAGGATATCGTTGAGTTAACTTCAACGGTAGAAGATATCATACTGCCAAAACTTGAAAAAATCGATGGTGTAGCATCAGCGACCATCACGGGCCAGCATGTGGAAGAAGTGCAGCTCACATACAACGAAGAAAAATTGGCTGAGCTTGAGCTCACCGAAGATAAAGTAAAGGAAATGATTCAGGCAAGCAACATGGCTGTATCATTGGGACTTTACGAATTTGAAGAAGGTGAACAGGCTGTCGCAGTGGACGGCAAGTTCATGACCGAGGATGAATTAAAGAACATGCTCATCCCGGTAACACCAACCGCACAAAACCAGTCACCTTTTGTAAAGCTGAGTGACATTGCCGAGATTGATACGGTCGGCAGAGTGCAATCTGTATCCCGTACCAATGGTGATGATGCCATTGCCATTCAAATCGTCAAAGAACAGCAGGCTAACACTGTTGAAGTGGTCAACAATGTCAAAGAATTAATCAAGGAAGAAAAGGAAAAGATTGATGGCCTTGTCATAGATCTTTCACTTGACCAGGGTAAGCCGATTGAAGAATCCGTTTCAACTATGATTGAAAAGGCTGTGTTCGGCGGGCTGATCGCAGTCTTGATTATTTTGCTGTTCCTGCGTGATTTTAAATCAACGATCATCTCGATCGTATCGATTCCAGTTTCGATTTTTATGGCGCTCCTATTGCTTCACTGGATGGATATTACGCTGAACATCATGACATTGGGAGCCGTTACGGTTGCCATTGGCCGTGTTATTGATGACTCAATTGTAGTCGTTGAAAATATTTACCGCCGCCTTCATCTGAAGGAAGAAAAACTGACAGGGCGCGCACTTATTCGAGAAGCTACGATTGAAATGTTCAAGCCAATCCTCTCCTCGACATTGGTAACCGTTGCTGTATTCGCGCCGCTCATTTTTGTCGGAGGAATGGTTGGCGAGCTGTTTACGCCATTCGCTTTGACCATGACTTTCGCGCTTGGTGCTTCACTTCTTGTAGCGATTACCATTGTTCCGGCACTATCTCATTTCTTGTTCAAAAAGAAATTATATAGTGAAAAAACGGAAGGCAGCCACAAAGAAGCTGGAAAGCTATCAAAATGGTATAAAGGCATACTTGAGAAGTCTCTTAATCATAAGATTATTACTTCCATCATTGCCGTTGTCCTGCTGGCAGGAAGCTTAGCACTGACACCAATGATTGGATTCAGCTTTATGGGAAGTGAAGAAGAAAAAGTGATGTACTTAACGTACACACCTGAAGCTGGAGAACTGAAAGAAGAAACATTAAAGAACGTTGAAGCAGTAGAAGAAAAAATGCTTAAACGCGATGATATTGACATCGTTCAAATATCTGTAACCGAAGAAGCGGACCAAATGGCTGCCATGATGGGCGGAGGTGCAGGCGGTGCCTTAATGTACCTGATTTTTGACCCTGAGATGGATAACTTCCCTGAAGTCCGGGAAGAAATAGAAGATTATGTGTTTAATATCGGACAATCTGGTGAGTGGAAAAGCCAGAGCTTCACATCTATGTCCGGTTCAACCAATGACGTCAGCTACACATTCTACAGTGAAGATTTAGATAAACTGAATGACGCTGTCAAAATGGTCGAAGACGTGATGAAGGAAAATAAAGAGTTGG
It encodes the following:
- a CDS encoding efflux RND transporter permease subunit, encoding MKGLVNFVLQNKLAVWLLTIIITVSGIYSGTRMNMETIPDVSIPYLMVMDVYPGATPEKVMDDVSIPIEKDVEGLEDVKSVYSNSYSNMSNIQVEYEYGIDMDEAKRALQSALDAVELPEGAQEPTITAISMNMMPVAALSVSSKSEDIVELTSTVEDIILPKLEKIDGVASATITGQHVEEVQLTYNEEKLAELELTEDKVKEMIQASNMAVSLGLYEFEEGEQAVAVDGKFMTEDELKNMLIPVTPTAQNQSPFVKLSDIAEIDTVGRVQSVSRTNGDDAIAIQIVKEQQANTVEVVNNVKELIKEEKEKIDGLVIDLSLDQGKPIEESVSTMIEKAVFGGLIAVLIILLFLRDFKSTIISIVSIPVSIFMALLLLHWMDITLNIMTLGAVTVAIGRVIDDSIVVVENIYRRLHLKEEKLTGRALIREATIEMFKPILSSTLVTVAVFAPLIFVGGMVGELFTPFALTMTFALGASLLVAITIVPALSHFLFKKKLYSEKTEGSHKEAGKLSKWYKGILEKSLNHKIITSIIAVVLLAGSLALTPMIGFSFMGSEEEKVMYLTYTPEAGELKEETLKNVEAVEEKMLKRDDIDIVQISVTEEADQMAAMMGGGAGGALMYLIFDPEMDNFPEVREEIEDYVFNIGQSGEWKSQSFTSMSGSTNDVSYTFYSEDLDKLNDAVKMVEDVMKENKELEDVSSSAEDAFVEYTFNVEQDELLQYGLTAGQIVMMLNPSNTKDVLTTIEKDGETLEVIVQQEQAEQPKSIDDILETQVPTAMGTTMPLSELVTVEEGTTHNTLARSKGEYYATVSGKVKGDDISKATSAADEAIDKLDLPKGVTVGVAGVQADMNETFTQLGAAMLAAIAIVYFILVVTFREGVAPFAILFSLPFAVIGSFVGLLIAGETISVSVMMGMLMLIGIVVTNAIVLVDRIIHMERDGLVMREAVLEAGATRLRPILMTAIATIGALIPLAIGSGGGGGLISKGLAITVIGGLASSTLLTLIIVPIVYEVLSKMFKKNRREIEEN